The proteins below come from a single Myxocyprinus asiaticus isolate MX2 ecotype Aquarium Trade chromosome 28, UBuf_Myxa_2, whole genome shotgun sequence genomic window:
- the LOC127418855 gene encoding 5-hydroxytryptamine receptor 6-like produces MHLKNAGCVLASLRPEEAHTVLFNSPMMSSSPIPRVDAASGADPNLHRSFNDSSTFGEVWSISGSGPWLLAVMLSLIILVTACGNILLIALVFAHRSLRCTSNCFLVSLFLSDLMVALVVMPPAMLNVLCGTWVLAPGFCPVWLCFDVMCCSASILNLCVISLDRYLLIISPLRYKQHMTPPRALLLVGGAWGLAALTSFLPIKMDWHSLGRTQDLSEHDSANITVPRLSSFYPSLYFHRSMLGTPSTQCRLRVTLPFALVATFLTFFLPSTAICFTYCRILLAARRQARQVEALTHPPYPHHSPGEPSRPPSPGHAVQDGDDYSHPEPLVLQHAPLSVNSERRLAHRQRKRALKASLTLGVLLGLFFSAWLPFFITNMAQAVCECIPPSLFDAITWLGYCNSTMNPIIYPLFMRDFKRALARLLPCSTQAPRRPSPPLSLSLRNSGEPQLHTEPPSLGSDPPQLPATATDAVNLFDAEHGGIDLPLLLPNQVDTLDD; encoded by the exons ATGCACTTGAAAAATGCTGGATGTGTGCTGGCTTCATTGAGACCAGAGGAAGCGCACACAGTCCTATTCAACTCCCCAATGATGAGCAGCTCACCTATCCCTCGAGTAGATGCCGCATCAGGTGCAGATCCCAATCTTCACAGGAGCTTCAATGACAGCAGCACTTTCGGTGAAGTTTGGAGCATCAGTGGCAGTGGTCCATGGCTTCTCGCAGTCATGCTGTCACTCATAATTCTGGTGACAGCATGTGGGAACATTTTGCTGATTGCCTTGGTTTTTGCACATCGGTCACTGCGATGCACCTCCAATTGCTTCCTGGTGTCCCTGTTCCTGTCGGACTTGATGGTGGCTCTGGTTGTGATGCCCCCTGCTATGCTCAATGTGCTGTGCGGGACTTGGGTTCTGGCTCCTGGCTTCTGCCCCGTCTGGCTTTGTTTCGATGTGATGTGCTGTAGTGCTTCCATTCTCAACTTGTGCGTCATCAGTCTAGACCGCTACCTCCTCATCATCTCTCCACTGCGATACAAACAGCACATGACCCCACCCCGTGCCTTGCTTCTTGTGGGTGGGGCTTGGGGGTTGGCAGCCCTCACTTCCTTCTTGCCAATCAAGATGGACTGGCACAGCTTGGGACGTACGCAAGACCTTTCCGAGCATGATTCTGCCAACATCACAGTCCCGAGGTTGAGTTCCTTTTACCCCTCCTTGTACTTCCACCGTTCCATGTTGGGAACGCCGTCCACACAGTGCCGCCTTCGGGTGACTCTTCCCTTTGCCCTTGTGGCAACCTTTCTCACCTTCTTCTTGCCCTCCACGGCCATCTGCTTCACCTACTGCAGAATCTTGTTGGCGGCCAGAAGACAAGCTCGACAGGTGGAGGCTCTTACTCATCCTCCGTACCCTCATCACTCACCCGGTGAACCATCCCGTCCTCCTTCTCCAGGTCACGCTGTCCAGGATGGAGATGACTACAGCCATCCTGAGCCACTTGTGTTACAGCATGCCCCG TTGTCAGTGAACAGCGAGCGCAGATTGGCACACAGGCAAAGGAAGAGGGCTCTGAAAGCCAGTCTTACTCTGGGAGTACTCCTGGGTCTCTTCTTCAGCGCCTGGTTGCCCTTTTTCATTACCAACATGGCACAG GCGGTGTGTGAGTGCATACCACCTTCCCTCTTCGATGCCATCACCTGGTTGGGCTACTGTAACAGCACAATGAACCCTATTATATACCCCCTGTTCATGCGGGACTTCAAGAGGGCATTGGCGAGACTTCTACCCTGCTCTACTCAAGCGCCCCGTAGGCCATCACCGCCACTTTCGCTTTCGCTACGCAACTCAGGAGAACCACAACTACACACCGAACCCCCCTCCCTTGGGTCCGACCCACCTCAGCTACCTGCGACAGCTACGGATGCAGTTAACCTTTTTGATGCAGAACACGGCGGGATCGACTTGCCTCTGCTGCTACCTAATCAAGTCGATACGTTGGACGACTGA